CAGCTGTGTGCCAGTGAAATCTAAAAGGACATAAATGCCTTTTTAAGACAGATTCGTCAACATGAAAGAAAGCTTACAAATTTAACAAACTATCAATAACATAGGCTGTCAAGCAACAGTTAGAGTAGGTTACATAGCTAGCATGTTTCTAGCTAATGGTAAACAACAAGATACCCAGCAAAACATGCTACCAATGGGTTTCATGGAACACTACAATCTCTTTTGTGTTTAAGTTCTTTGTGACGTGCCAAGTTGCACTTCTCAGAGAAGCTCTTCAGGCACAAGTCGCACTGAAATGGCTTTTCACCGTTGTGGGATCGCACATGTCTCGCAAGTTGTGAATGCTGTGCAAAAACCATGGGACATAGCTGGCACCGATACGGCTTTTCACCTGTGTGGGTTCGGATGTGCAAAACCAGGGTACTCCTTATTGCAAAGGCACTACCACAGTACTGGCAACGATATGGACGTTCACCTGTGTGGGTTCGTAGGTGTTCTATCAGGTTGCTACTCGCAGCAAAGGCACTGGCACAGTAGTCACAACGGTATGGACGTTCGCCAGTGTGAGTACGAAGATGTGCCTCAAGGGTTGCCTTCAGTGCAAAGCTGCtaccacagtggtcacaacgatAGGGGCGCTCGCCTGAGTGAGTGCGCTGGTGTACCTTTAGATGGGgcttttgtgcaaagctgctaCCACAATGGTCACAGAGGTATGGGCGGTCGCCGGTATGAACTCGCAGATGCACCACTAGCTGGCTTCTCTTTGTGAATACCTTTTTGCAGTGGCTGCACTCATGCAGCTTCTTCTTTGTCGGTGTATTCTGCTGGTCACCCATGCTGATAAGAGTAGATTCTATGTAGTTGCTCACAGGGTGCCTCGGATCGGGTGAATCTTGCCCATGAGGTGTGCCATGTCTGCTCCGTGCTATGATCAAACCTGCGTTTTAAAAGCAGAGCACTTTTAATAAAATGCACGAACGAACAATGCCGAGCTCAATTGAAGCTAGACATACAAGAAGTATGTGCAAGACACTTTCATCTATAGCTATGGATATTTATCCAAAGCTACATTCAGTAGAGTGAGTTAAAAAGAATTCAGGTCTGAAGCAAGGTATCACTACTACTAATTCTGCATGTAGCTGAAGAAAACATTTAAGTTTGCAGAAGTGTCATAATTTCCAATATTATTTCGTAGCTTTTTAACCGAGCTAAAATTAGTGCCTTTTACCCATGCGCTTGCGATATTGGTTTCATGATAGACATCTTTTTCAGTTCACCTATGCAGGCTTAAATGTGCcctaaagagaaatctgaactaGTCTTTTCAgtgcgggaactcgatctacacattTCGAGCATTCTTATATATTTCAAATTATTGTCccgtgcagccgatttccctaatttaaatcggatcaaacgtcccagctcccgcctttaCATGAACTCAATGCTGAAgataggaggagtcaaccaacgtgtggtgttcctttcagccagtcccgtggcggcttcgctttcgcatTTATTCTGTTTCTTAGGTTTgtgtgaataaatagtttgtcACAGACAACATTGCTTTAAATTAGGCCCAAGGAAATAAAAACAAGTGTGGACTATTTGgtttacgtatcactccaccgatggcaggGCGGCAAGACGCCacgagactggctgaaaggcactgcaCGCGTTGTATGACTCTTCCTACCTTCagtgttgagttaaaaaaaaaaaaaaggagtcgaGACGTTtgatccgatttaaattagggaaatcgaaAGCACAGGGCAATAATTCGAAGAGTTTAAGAATGCTCACAACGTGTAGACAGAGTTCATGCAGTAAAAAGAGGAGTTCAGATTCCTATTTAATGCACCTTTAATAACCAACATGTGGCAATCAGTGATatttagtaagacaacatgctgTCATTTACAACTACTACTGTAAACTAAGCTACCTTCATCCTGCTCACTGAATGACAACCTTCAGAAAATGTCCTCTGGAGAAAATCAGCACATTCTAACCTGTTGAATCCTGTCCAGAAGGTACACCAAGTATGTAGTCCCTTGTGCTCCAGCCTGCATTTGAAAGCCATATTAtactaagacacaggcctccaCATGACATGACACGCCTGGTCTTATGCACAAGAGAGAGTGAATGCAGAGTACTATTTCATACAACTGCCTTGGTCAGCGTACATGCATAATTACTGGCTTCATGGGAAGGACTGCATGTGTCTACCTATATAGGCATAAACAGTAGCAAGTTCAGTTATGCTTAGTGACACAACACATTGGTAATACACTCTTTTTTTCATTATCCCTCTTACATCCTTTCAGAGCACTGCTGTGAGCAAAGAATTGCCAAAGCTTACTTGCAACCCACATTTCAGGTGTTTACGAACATGGCCATATGTTCAGTATGGTGCTTACACTACGCTATCTCCAAGAGTGCAGTTAGGCAATATTGTACTTACTCATGTAAGACCTGCCTTGGGGAGAGGCCCACACTCGCATTTTGGGACACAAAAATTGGGGAAGGTAAGAAAATGGAGACCTTGATGACCCGGTTCGTCAATGCACTCTCTCAAATAGGTTCAAGGTGACTGGCATTTCTAACGCCATGGACAGCATGGAAGACTATCGAAATGCGCTGATGAGGCGAGGTCATCATAAAGCAACGAAAGCGACAGCATTGTGGAATGGTAAATAAAAGTAATTGTAACGTGTCATCAGCTGTTGTGTTATTGTGTGCAGAAGTCGCAGCTACATTACAATTTTTACAGGTATTTAATGATGCACGACCTTGACACTCCTGTAAAGCCTGCAACCAGGCAAAATTATAAAAAGTACAGATCTTACATGAGTAAATCCAGTAAATCTGGCACTACGTTGTGCAACAGTGCATAGCATCAAAGAGCAGAGCTCTACAATAACAttcagcaaaatatttttttcaaatagCTTCATATTAAAATAAGAACTGCCCAGTTCAAAGGTAATTCAGAGCCCATACCACTATCCCAAATTGAAATCAATACGTGATGAATTACACATATGCAGAATAGCATTCAGTTTTGTGCAAAAGCTTTTAAAAAAAACCTATATGTCAAGGCATACCCCATACGGCAAAATGCCGCTGTTCATTAAAGAAGCCTTAAAAAGTAACCGGAGGTGTTAGAGTGCAGGCTAAATGCTCACAGCAATGAATAATTTTTTTGAAAGTGTCGGTAATGCTATAAGCATGAAGAAAAGAAGTCAGTCACTTGTGACAAAACACAAGGAACCACAGTGTACTCTTCAGCAACACCACCAAAATGCCTATGAACCAgtcaacagcagcaaaaacagtgCAGAGTAGAACTCATCACACAATAATGACAGCACCACTTTTGCACAGTTCGAGTCCTCAGAAAGCTTCAAGCATAGGACAAGcaaatgaaattgaaaaaaaaaaaaaaattcagtaccaAAGTGTCAAAGTCACATTGAATGACTTAAGAAAGCATTTGCAATGACTCGAGACAGTAAAGCGCAAGAATCCAGATAAAGAATGAGGCGTCAAACACAGAGGCCCCCAGAGACTTATTCCTATGGACACAATTTTCTCCCTTGAGGTACCTGCTTTGAGTGGAATTGTAAAAGAACAAGGATTAAAGGAAAGAATTTCATTTGCACACTTCTATTAATTGATCACAAAACAGCACACTTTTCTGCTCTTTCA
This portion of the Amblyomma americanum isolate KBUSLIRL-KWMA chromosome 10, ASM5285725v1, whole genome shotgun sequence genome encodes:
- the LOC144107716 gene encoding uncharacterized protein LOC144107716 isoform X1 encodes the protein MSCGGLCLSIIWLSNAGWSTRDYILGVPSGQDSTGLIIARSRHGTPHGQDSPDPRHPVSNYIESTLISMGDQQNTPTKKKLHECSHCKKVFTKRSQLVVHLRVHTGDRPYLCDHCGSSFAQKPHLKVHQRTHSGERPYRCDHCGSSFALKATLEAHLRTHTGERPYRCDYCASAFAASSNLIEHLRTHTGERPYRCQYCGSAFAIRSTLVLHIRTHTGEKPYRCQLCPMVFAQHSQLARHVRSHNGEKPFQCDLCLKSFSEKCNLARHKELKHKRDCSVP
- the LOC144107716 gene encoding uncharacterized protein LOC144107716 isoform X2 — its product is MRVWASPQGRSYMSWSTRDYILGVPSGQDSTGLIIARSRHGTPHGQDSPDPRHPVSNYIESTLISMGDQQNTPTKKKLHECSHCKKVFTKRSQLVVHLRVHTGDRPYLCDHCGSSFAQKPHLKVHQRTHSGERPYRCDHCGSSFALKATLEAHLRTHTGERPYRCDYCASAFAASSNLIEHLRTHTGERPYRCQYCGSAFAIRSTLVLHIRTHTGEKPYRCQLCPMVFAQHSQLARHVRSHNGEKPFQCDLCLKSFSEKCNLARHKELKHKRDCSVP